A section of the Streptomyces sp. NBC_01591 genome encodes:
- a CDS encoding phage major capsid protein, giving the protein MVATAPIKLSDVDATFLPPTLTGPIFEKSVESSAVMSLARRVPLSMSANTAVPVPLDVPTADWVDQAGRKPLGTGGVDIKQMSGKKIAVLIPVAMEVVQSNAAGLWTQLQQDLPTAFSRAFDRATIHGKTMKGATGPFADYLAMTSKSVALGTASQATGGIWKDVVDGMEQIVDDDWDYTGTVADHRLKPKLLGATDTTGRPILVDTTVPGTGAALAGTLVGEPIAYSRSVSGKVRRQSTSTDTGLRAIGGDWSQTAFGVGMDITVKISREATYIDEDGGVHSAFQENLVLLLAEAYYGFVLGDPEAFVKFVGAPAGS; this is encoded by the coding sequence ATGGTTGCAACAGCCCCCATCAAGCTGAGTGACGTCGATGCGACGTTCCTCCCGCCCACGCTGACCGGACCGATCTTTGAGAAGTCGGTCGAGTCCAGCGCAGTCATGAGCCTCGCCCGCCGGGTGCCGCTCTCCATGAGCGCCAACACCGCAGTGCCGGTCCCGCTGGATGTACCGACGGCCGACTGGGTCGACCAGGCCGGCCGGAAGCCGCTGGGTACCGGCGGTGTCGACATCAAGCAGATGTCCGGCAAGAAGATCGCCGTCCTCATCCCTGTGGCGATGGAGGTCGTGCAGTCGAATGCCGCTGGTCTCTGGACGCAGCTGCAGCAGGATCTCCCGACGGCGTTCTCCCGGGCATTCGACCGGGCCACGATCCATGGCAAGACGATGAAGGGTGCGACCGGCCCCTTTGCGGACTATCTGGCGATGACCTCGAAGTCGGTTGCTCTCGGCACAGCTTCGCAGGCCACCGGCGGCATCTGGAAGGACGTCGTCGACGGCATGGAGCAGATCGTCGACGACGACTGGGACTACACCGGTACCGTCGCCGACCATCGCCTGAAGCCGAAGCTTCTCGGCGCGACTGACACCACGGGCCGGCCGATCCTGGTCGATACCACGGTGCCGGGCACTGGCGCGGCTCTGGCGGGCACGCTGGTCGGCGAGCCGATCGCGTATTCGCGGTCGGTGTCGGGCAAGGTGCGCCGCCAGTCGACGTCGACGGACACGGGTCTGCGGGCGATCGGTGGCGACTGGTCGCAGACGGCGTTCGGCGTCGGCATGGATATCACGGTGAAGATCAGCCGTGAGGCGACGTACATCGACGAGGACGGCGGCGTCCACTCGGCGTTCCAGGAGAACCTGGTGTTGCTGCTCGCGGAGGCCTACTACGGCTTCGTGCTCGGAGACCCGGAGGCGTTCGTCAAGTTCGTCGGCGCCCCGGCGGGTTCCTGA
- a CDS encoding DNA-binding protein: MAAIRGLVSEKDAAYYAGRPGVTIRRWAHEGRIHRYGAGRGNVRYSIFELNKAVRDEWTRALITPGEAPPLPEVAEAA; the protein is encoded by the coding sequence ATGGCCGCCATTCGTGGACTCGTCAGCGAGAAGGACGCCGCCTACTACGCGGGCCGGCCCGGGGTCACCATCCGGCGCTGGGCACATGAAGGCCGCATCCACCGATACGGAGCCGGCCGCGGCAACGTCCGCTACAGCATCTTCGAGCTGAACAAAGCCGTCCGCGACGAATGGACGCGCGCACTCATCACCCCCGGAGAAGCGCCCCCGCTACCCGAAGTCGCCGAGGCGGCCTGA
- a CDS encoding glycosyltransferase family 4 protein gives MLVSMLRPLVDRGHDVSVWLSRYTDDREVYDYEGVRVVPMAARVDFGEAARKANVLVSHLENVPATSALARGFSRPFVAVVHNTHRPSFRHMAAGGTALAVYNSDWMEREAELYFAEVPEAIRPASSLIVRPPVFAGDYLAAPGDCVTLINCNEDKGGDLFWRIAARMPHQKFLGVRGAYGVQVEPPAPLPNLEYIDHVPGDEMAERVYSRTRVLLMPSRYESWGRTGVEAMASGIPVAAHPTPGLCESLGEAGIFADRDDLDAWLVTLERLLKPAEWRAASKRAKARSKALDPTAELTAWCEAIEELGGSRGVRGTNRRAAGAVSRAA, from the coding sequence ATGCTCGTGTCGATGCTGCGTCCCCTGGTGGACCGCGGTCACGACGTGTCCGTGTGGCTGTCGAGGTACACGGACGACCGCGAGGTGTATGACTACGAGGGCGTCCGTGTCGTGCCGATGGCGGCCCGGGTCGACTTCGGCGAGGCGGCACGCAAGGCCAACGTGCTTGTGTCGCATCTGGAGAATGTCCCGGCAACGTCCGCGCTCGCGCGGGGGTTCAGCCGCCCGTTCGTGGCGGTGGTGCACAACACGCACCGGCCATCGTTCCGGCACATGGCGGCGGGCGGCACTGCGCTCGCGGTCTACAACTCGGACTGGATGGAACGCGAAGCCGAGCTCTATTTCGCTGAGGTTCCCGAGGCGATCCGTCCGGCGTCGAGCCTGATCGTGCGGCCGCCCGTCTTCGCCGGTGACTATCTCGCCGCGCCCGGCGACTGCGTCACCCTGATCAACTGCAACGAGGACAAGGGCGGTGATCTGTTCTGGCGGATCGCGGCCCGCATGCCGCACCAGAAGTTCCTCGGCGTGCGCGGCGCCTACGGGGTGCAGGTGGAACCGCCGGCGCCGCTGCCGAACCTGGAGTACATCGACCACGTGCCGGGCGATGAGATGGCTGAGCGGGTGTACTCACGGACGCGGGTGCTGCTGATGCCGTCCCGGTATGAGTCGTGGGGTCGCACGGGGGTGGAAGCCATGGCGTCGGGCATCCCTGTGGCGGCTCATCCCACGCCCGGCTTGTGCGAGTCGCTCGGTGAGGCCGGGATCTTCGCCGACCGGGATGACCTCGACGCCTGGCTGGTGACTCTGGAGCGGCTGCTGAAGCCGGCCGAGTGGCGGGCGGCGTCGAAGCGGGCCAAGGCCCGATCGAAGGCGCTCGATCCGACGGCCGAGCTGACTGCCTGGTGTGAAGCCATCGAGGAACTGGGAGGTAGCCGTGGCGTTCGTGGCACCAACCGCCGAGCAGCTGGGGCTGTATCTCGGGCTGCCTGA
- a CDS encoding NUDIX hydrolase encodes MTNEGFAEHLGVAVRTVAGWHRSPDLVPRPEMQLALDTTYERASDHVHRRFSLLSRPVEEPAQAQALRVAIAVVVKHEEVLLVCRRGDDALTWQFPAGMVKPGGSPETVAVQETLAETGIHCAVRQHLGGRLHPSTGVLAEYYLCEHLTGEARNLDPQENVDVTWVPTSALTRFIPADRIFEPILKALEAA; translated from the coding sequence ATGACGAACGAGGGCTTCGCCGAGCATCTCGGGGTGGCGGTACGGACGGTCGCCGGGTGGCATCGAAGCCCAGACCTCGTCCCACGCCCGGAGATGCAACTGGCCCTCGACACCACCTACGAGAGGGCATCAGACCACGTGCATCGACGGTTCAGTCTCTTGTCCCGACCAGTCGAGGAACCAGCTCAGGCCCAGGCGCTGCGGGTGGCGATCGCTGTCGTCGTGAAGCACGAGGAAGTTCTCCTCGTGTGCCGCCGCGGGGATGACGCGCTCACCTGGCAGTTCCCCGCCGGGATGGTGAAGCCGGGCGGCTCACCGGAGACCGTAGCTGTACAGGAGACCCTCGCCGAGACCGGTATCCACTGCGCGGTCCGCCAACATCTCGGTGGCCGGCTGCACCCTTCGACTGGTGTCCTTGCCGAGTACTACCTCTGCGAGCACCTGACAGGCGAGGCGCGGAACCTCGACCCGCAGGAAAACGTGGACGTCACATGGGTGCCGACCAGCGCCCTTACCCGCTTCATTCCCGCAGACCGAATCTTCGAGCCGATCCTGAAAGCCCTGGAGGCCGCGTGA
- a CDS encoding DUF4429 domain-containing protein codes for MDVKGVQGTISFDGEWITITKKEVGQRERQFRIHAAEVTGTRLKPGTRLFHGYVQFVLPGSAPATESKSLLTGGRPPQSDPHSLSIRHSANDAAAKLVAAVEQARPTQ; via the coding sequence ATGGACGTCAAGGGCGTGCAGGGAACCATCAGCTTCGACGGCGAATGGATCACCATCACGAAGAAGGAAGTCGGCCAGCGGGAACGGCAGTTCCGTATCCATGCCGCCGAGGTCACCGGCACCCGGCTCAAGCCCGGCACCCGGTTGTTCCACGGGTACGTACAGTTCGTGCTGCCCGGCAGCGCGCCCGCTACCGAGTCGAAGAGTCTGCTCACCGGGGGCCGGCCGCCGCAGTCCGACCCGCACAGCCTTTCCATCCGGCACAGCGCCAACGACGCCGCGGCGAAACTCGTTGCCGCAGTCGAGCAGGCACGTCCTACCCAGTGA
- a CDS encoding VG15 protein, with the protein MATRVSDGGAAADGHRRAQQGLTRLLTRDMRGLRKLIIPSRLQASVPDWIVAVRALVDQYGSASASLAADYYEAERVAAAVTGRFTVPLLDPPPDEQVDNGLRWATKDIWDRDPEDPATTDAQREPLEVRLDQAAKKAEAVAQKLVADQGRGTVQEAVRRDRQATAWARAAALGACAFCKLLATRGAVYKQDTANFRSHDGCHCGVVPVFKGQRFELSDHAREWERLYREFAAPHSGDQLRLFRRALADHGHLPAL; encoded by the coding sequence ATGGCAACCCGGGTATCTGACGGCGGCGCTGCGGCGGACGGCCACCGGCGGGCGCAGCAGGGCCTGACCCGGCTTCTCACGCGGGACATGCGCGGTCTGCGCAAGCTGATTATTCCGTCGCGCCTGCAGGCGTCCGTGCCGGACTGGATCGTCGCGGTCCGGGCGCTGGTCGACCAGTACGGTTCGGCGTCGGCGTCACTGGCGGCCGACTACTACGAGGCTGAGCGTGTGGCGGCTGCAGTGACGGGCCGGTTCACGGTTCCGCTGCTGGATCCACCACCGGACGAGCAGGTCGACAACGGCCTGCGGTGGGCGACCAAAGACATCTGGGATCGAGATCCTGAGGATCCGGCGACCACGGACGCTCAGCGGGAGCCGCTCGAGGTCCGCCTCGACCAGGCCGCGAAAAAGGCTGAGGCGGTTGCCCAGAAACTGGTGGCCGACCAGGGACGCGGCACCGTCCAGGAGGCGGTCCGTCGAGACAGGCAGGCCACCGCGTGGGCTCGTGCGGCAGCGCTCGGCGCCTGCGCGTTTTGCAAGCTCCTGGCGACCCGCGGCGCGGTCTACAAGCAGGACACGGCGAACTTCCGGTCGCACGACGGCTGCCACTGCGGCGTCGTCCCGGTGTTCAAAGGGCAGCGGTTCGAGCTGTCCGATCACGCACGTGAGTGGGAGCGGCTGTACCGCGAGTTCGCGGCGCCTCACTCGGGCGACCAGCTCCGGCTCTTTCGCAGGGCTCTCGCCGATCACGGGCATCTGCCCGCTCTGTAA
- a CDS encoding terminase: protein MADEEVPEVVTPFTLGPSWRRGPDSRFVLPEFTLGWHALAWSATYLQHYVGAPWRYTPEQARLTLWWYAVDPLTNRFVWRDGVIQRLKGWGKDPLIATWSAFEFVGPCRPSGKVADEGNEWGVPAGQPLGMQHPAAWVQIAAVSQDQTRNTMTLFPSILTKRAIDEYRIDLGKEIIYADRGRARIEAVTSSPRALEGGRPTNVNLGETHHWVESNGGHEMAAVIERNATKSADGQSRTLANTNAYEPGEDSVAERTREAFESAASGRVADVGLFYDSLEAPAEAKLTEAWIEPTLRAVRGDSTWLDIERLKASILDVRNPPSRSRRFWFNQITAAEDAYLAPYEWDACPHEGIELELGDEIVLFFDGSKSDDATALVGCRMADGHLHTFGVWQRPANWPDGTPWRVPREQVDGVVDQVFADFKPLAFFADPGAGQDDADGERYWDGFVDAWAQRYGKRLKLKAVASGHGQHAVMWDMRDRRRQQTFTEAVDRLYRDVLERQLTHDGHKVLRQHVANARRRTNAWGYTIGKEHRESARKVDLAICAIGARMLRRMVMNSTAWSKRSTARGKGRVVVLR, encoded by the coding sequence GTGGCTGACGAGGAAGTCCCCGAGGTCGTTACCCCGTTCACTCTCGGTCCGTCGTGGCGCCGCGGCCCGGATAGCCGGTTCGTTCTGCCGGAGTTCACGCTCGGCTGGCATGCGCTGGCGTGGTCGGCGACGTACCTGCAGCACTACGTGGGTGCGCCGTGGCGATACACGCCGGAGCAGGCCCGGTTGACCTTGTGGTGGTACGCGGTCGACCCGCTGACGAACCGGTTCGTGTGGCGTGACGGCGTGATCCAGCGGCTGAAGGGCTGGGGCAAGGATCCGCTCATTGCGACCTGGTCGGCCTTCGAGTTCGTCGGCCCTTGCCGGCCTTCGGGCAAGGTGGCCGATGAGGGCAACGAGTGGGGCGTCCCTGCTGGGCAGCCACTGGGGATGCAGCATCCGGCGGCCTGGGTGCAGATTGCGGCCGTGAGCCAGGACCAGACGCGGAACACGATGACGCTGTTCCCGTCGATCCTGACGAAGCGCGCGATTGACGAGTACCGCATAGACCTCGGCAAGGAGATCATCTACGCCGACCGGGGCCGGGCGCGGATCGAGGCCGTCACCAGCTCGCCTCGTGCCCTTGAGGGCGGCCGGCCGACGAACGTGAACCTCGGCGAGACGCACCACTGGGTGGAGTCCAACGGCGGGCACGAGATGGCCGCAGTCATCGAGCGCAACGCAACGAAGAGCGCCGACGGCCAGTCGAGGACCCTGGCGAATACGAACGCCTACGAGCCCGGCGAGGACTCGGTGGCAGAGCGGACACGCGAGGCCTTCGAATCGGCGGCCTCGGGACGGGTGGCCGACGTCGGCCTGTTCTACGACTCGCTGGAGGCCCCAGCCGAGGCCAAGCTGACCGAGGCGTGGATCGAGCCGACCTTGCGGGCAGTCCGCGGGGATTCGACGTGGCTGGACATTGAGCGGCTGAAGGCGTCGATCCTCGACGTCCGCAACCCGCCCTCACGGTCTCGCCGGTTCTGGTTCAACCAGATCACCGCGGCAGAGGACGCCTACCTGGCGCCCTACGAGTGGGACGCGTGCCCGCACGAGGGCATCGAGCTGGAGCTCGGCGACGAGATCGTGCTGTTCTTCGACGGCTCGAAGTCGGACGATGCGACGGCCCTGGTGGGGTGCCGCATGGCGGACGGCCACCTCCATACCTTCGGGGTGTGGCAGAGGCCGGCGAACTGGCCGGACGGGACGCCGTGGCGTGTGCCGCGCGAGCAGGTGGACGGGGTGGTGGACCAGGTGTTCGCCGACTTCAAGCCCCTCGCGTTCTTCGCGGACCCTGGCGCCGGCCAGGACGACGCGGACGGCGAACGCTACTGGGACGGCTTTGTGGATGCCTGGGCGCAGCGATATGGCAAGCGCCTCAAGCTGAAGGCTGTGGCCTCAGGCCACGGTCAGCACGCGGTGATGTGGGACATGCGCGACCGGCGCCGTCAGCAGACGTTCACGGAGGCCGTGGACCGGCTCTACCGGGATGTCCTGGAGCGCCAATTGACGCACGACGGCCACAAGGTGCTGCGGCAGCACGTCGCGAACGCCCGACGCCGCACGAACGCGTGGGGCTACACGATCGGCAAGGAGCACCGTGAGTCGGCCCGGAAGGTCGACCTCGCGATATGTGCGATCGGCGCCCGCATGCTGCGACGGATGGTCATGAACTCGACGGCGTGGTCGAAGCGGTCGACGGCGCGAGGCAAGGGACGGGTGGTGGTGCTGCGATGA
- a CDS encoding HNH endonuclease, whose translation MSGGWKNSGRVKRLPPGWRKIRARILERDPVCKICDVRPSTFCDHILAMHDDHSETGLQGVCGPCHDQKSAREGAAAAKAKGYPTRKRPAEQHPGIKE comes from the coding sequence GTGAGCGGGGGCTGGAAGAACTCCGGCCGGGTCAAACGGCTCCCGCCCGGGTGGCGGAAGATCCGGGCCCGCATCCTCGAACGCGACCCCGTCTGCAAGATCTGCGACGTCCGGCCGTCAACCTTCTGCGACCACATCCTCGCCATGCACGACGACCACAGCGAGACCGGACTCCAAGGGGTATGCGGTCCATGCCACGACCAGAAGAGCGCGCGTGAAGGTGCAGCCGCAGCGAAGGCCAAGGGCTACCCCACACGCAAGCGTCCGGCCGAACAACACCCAGGGATCAAGGAGTAG
- a CDS encoding NUDIX hydrolase: protein MTETETYETIRYTADVVAMTPDGHVLLIERGWDPYEGHWALPGGHIDIREESRPAAVRELFEETRVRVDPGDLRQIGVWDAPGRDPRGRYVTVAYAVMVPADTVAQAGDDARTARWWPLDDVPERLAFDHADILRVAVGSTS, encoded by the coding sequence ATGACCGAGACCGAGACCTACGAGACCATTCGCTACACCGCCGATGTGGTGGCCATGACGCCGGACGGCCACGTCCTGCTGATCGAGCGGGGCTGGGATCCCTACGAAGGCCACTGGGCGCTGCCTGGCGGACACATCGACATCAGGGAAGAGAGCCGCCCGGCTGCCGTTCGCGAGCTGTTCGAGGAGACCCGCGTCCGCGTGGACCCCGGCGATCTGCGTCAGATCGGCGTCTGGGACGCTCCCGGCCGCGACCCGCGCGGCAGGTACGTAACTGTCGCCTACGCAGTCATGGTCCCCGCGGACACTGTCGCCCAAGCCGGGGACGACGCTCGCACCGCCCGCTGGTGGCCCCTGGACGACGTGCCCGAGCGGCTGGCGTTCGACCACGCCGACATCCTCCGGGTGGCCGTGGGCTCAACCTCCTGA
- a CDS encoding phage portal protein → MTTPTLPLLGLSDDERQILTMLRSDLLSQRFKLELFDAYFNGEQLVRDLGISIPPQLKGLHAVIGWPRIGVEALEQRLDLEAFRWSDGSDSSDLDEIVEANDWLDEASLAHLDALTYGREYVTAGSADDAGAPPLVTFESPLDMTLEWDARRREPRSALRECQADRLDYGLAPDDRLVTLYLPDQTIQAVETDGGWDVIDRDEHRLGMVPVLRLANRQRTADRIGKSEITPEVMSITDAACRRLMGMEVAAEFFGAPQRYILGASESAFQDAEGNAKSAWETYIGRVLALERDEDGQVPTVGQFTAHDPSGQTKIIDLYARIMATQLGLPPHMLGYTSDNPASADAIRSSEGMLVKKAERRIRRFGATHREAMRLALWVRDGTPPDKSRRIEAVWRNPATPTLAAQTDAAVKMVQAGLLPSDSDVALEMAGLTEDQRKRVAAERRRAQGRQVLASLTAVGADAEAAEGPEATDGNPGI, encoded by the coding sequence ATGACGACTCCCACTTTGCCCCTGCTGGGCTTGTCGGACGATGAGCGGCAGATCCTGACGATGCTGCGGTCCGATCTGCTGTCGCAGCGATTCAAGCTGGAACTGTTCGACGCGTACTTCAACGGCGAGCAGCTGGTGCGCGACCTGGGCATCTCGATCCCGCCGCAGCTGAAGGGCCTGCACGCGGTCATCGGCTGGCCGCGGATCGGCGTCGAGGCGCTGGAGCAGCGGCTTGATCTGGAGGCGTTCCGGTGGTCCGACGGCTCGGATTCGTCGGATCTGGACGAGATCGTGGAGGCGAACGATTGGCTCGATGAGGCATCGCTTGCCCATCTTGACGCGCTGACCTACGGCCGGGAGTACGTGACGGCCGGGTCGGCGGATGATGCCGGCGCTCCGCCGTTGGTCACGTTCGAGTCGCCGCTGGACATGACGCTTGAGTGGGACGCGCGCCGCCGTGAGCCGCGGTCTGCCTTGCGGGAGTGCCAGGCTGACCGGTTGGACTACGGCCTCGCGCCGGACGATCGCCTCGTGACGCTGTATCTGCCTGACCAGACGATCCAGGCTGTCGAGACCGATGGTGGCTGGGACGTTATCGACCGGGACGAGCACAGGCTCGGCATGGTGCCGGTGCTGCGCCTGGCTAACCGGCAGCGGACCGCCGACCGGATCGGGAAGTCTGAGATCACACCCGAGGTCATGTCCATCACGGATGCGGCATGCCGCCGGCTGATGGGCATGGAGGTCGCGGCCGAGTTCTTCGGCGCCCCGCAGCGGTACATCCTGGGCGCCTCCGAGTCCGCGTTCCAGGATGCCGAGGGCAACGCCAAGTCGGCTTGGGAGACGTATATCGGGCGTGTGCTTGCGCTGGAGCGGGACGAGGACGGCCAGGTGCCGACGGTCGGGCAGTTCACCGCGCACGACCCGTCCGGCCAGACCAAAATCATCGACCTGTACGCCCGAATCATGGCGACACAGCTGGGGTTGCCGCCGCACATGCTGGGCTACACCAGCGACAACCCGGCGAGCGCGGACGCGATCCGCAGCTCGGAGGGGATGCTGGTGAAGAAGGCCGAGCGGCGAATCCGGCGCTTCGGGGCGACGCACCGCGAGGCGATGCGGCTGGCACTGTGGGTGCGTGACGGCACCCCGCCGGACAAGTCCCGCCGCATCGAGGCGGTGTGGCGGAACCCGGCAACGCCGACCCTGGCCGCGCAGACGGACGCCGCGGTGAAGATGGTCCAGGCCGGCCTGCTTCCTTCCGATTCCGATGTGGCCCTGGAGATGGCCGGCCTGACCGAAGACCAGCGCAAACGGGTGGCGGCTGAGCGACGCCGGGCGCAGGGACGGCAGGTGCTGGCGTCCCTGACTGCCGTGGGCGCCGACGCCGAGGCCGCGGAAGGCCCGGAGGCGACCGATGGCAACCCGGGTATCTGA
- a CDS encoding RapZ C-terminal domain-containing protein, with product MTAIEIISFGYLHAEPPAAHITLDLRVHFRDPHVDPALRYMTAEDEPVRRAVLATAGIAELVESTARAVDAFAAGPSAGPVVIADGCAGGRHRAPSFAAALGDRLKLAGHAVTVQHRDIHRPVVERTVKS from the coding sequence ATGACTGCTATCGAGATCATCAGCTTCGGCTACCTGCACGCCGAGCCCCCGGCCGCGCACATCACGCTCGATCTGCGGGTGCATTTCCGTGACCCGCACGTCGACCCGGCGCTTCGGTACATGACCGCCGAGGACGAGCCGGTTCGCCGGGCCGTACTCGCCACCGCGGGGATTGCGGAACTCGTCGAGTCGACGGCCCGCGCAGTCGACGCCTTCGCCGCTGGCCCCAGTGCCGGTCCGGTCGTCATTGCCGACGGCTGTGCAGGCGGCAGGCATCGTGCACCGTCTTTTGCTGCCGCTCTCGGCGACCGGCTTAAGCTCGCCGGCCACGCGGTGACCGTGCAGCACCGGGACATCCACCGGCCCGTCGTTGAGCGGACGGTGAAGTCGTGA
- a CDS encoding HK97 gp10 family phage protein: protein MPAKFKMSKKGVGQLLRSPVVRAEMVRRAEVIKSVAVSIAPVGGGAWDPHPGHYKASFEVSSTDRGGRRRDRATATVRNTAYYARWVEYGTERVRAHHVLLRAAQAGGRG, encoded by the coding sequence ATGCCCGCGAAGTTCAAGATGTCCAAGAAGGGTGTCGGTCAGCTCCTCAGGTCACCCGTGGTCCGGGCCGAGATGGTGCGCCGCGCGGAAGTCATCAAGTCGGTAGCGGTCTCCATCGCCCCGGTGGGCGGCGGGGCGTGGGATCCGCATCCGGGCCACTACAAGGCATCCTTCGAGGTGTCGTCCACGGACCGTGGCGGTCGGCGCCGCGACCGTGCGACCGCCACGGTCCGGAACACCGCGTACTACGCCCGGTGGGTGGAGTACGGGACAGAGCGAGTCCGGGCGCACCACGTGCTGCTGCGGGCCGCGCAGGCCGGAGGCCGGGGCTGA
- a CDS encoding NUDIX hydrolase has protein sequence MTEQTDNQPPVSTAIIVDGGKVLMIRRREREGKLLWAFPGGGIEAGESPEQAAVREVAEEVVLEVKAVRVLGDRVHPNTGVHMTYVACEAISGEAVVGDAEEIAEVAWLSHEEIPTYVPYGLFGPVQEYLDATLVRPA, from the coding sequence GTGACCGAGCAGACCGACAACCAGCCCCCCGTCTCCACGGCGATCATTGTCGATGGCGGCAAGGTCTTGATGATCCGACGCCGGGAGCGGGAGGGGAAGCTTCTGTGGGCGTTCCCTGGCGGCGGCATCGAGGCGGGCGAGTCCCCGGAGCAGGCCGCAGTCCGAGAGGTCGCCGAGGAGGTCGTGCTGGAGGTCAAAGCGGTCCGGGTGCTGGGTGACCGGGTACACCCGAACACGGGCGTACACATGACGTATGTCGCCTGCGAAGCGATCTCCGGCGAGGCGGTCGTAGGCGACGCAGAAGAGATCGCCGAGGTTGCCTGGCTCAGCCATGAAGAGATCCCGACCTACGTGCCCTACGGCCTTTTCGGGCCGGTGCAGGAGTACCTCGACGCCACCCTGGTCCGCCCCGCCTAG
- a CDS encoding DUF3307 domain-containing protein: MFADLFVLLYGAHLLSDYPFQTDHQAGCKAEQSAAGWRANLVHAGTHVLVSAVALAVGFLVLDLPLTVPAVAVALLWIGATHSIIDRRWLVLRWMEGAGQSEFVKHGGAAHVDQAAHVTALLIAALALAA, translated from the coding sequence GTGTTCGCGGACCTGTTCGTCCTGCTGTACGGCGCCCATCTTCTGAGCGACTACCCGTTCCAGACGGATCACCAGGCAGGGTGCAAGGCCGAGCAGTCGGCAGCCGGGTGGCGCGCAAACCTCGTGCACGCCGGGACGCATGTCCTCGTGTCCGCCGTCGCCCTGGCCGTCGGATTCCTGGTCCTGGACCTGCCCCTGACCGTTCCGGCCGTCGCGGTCGCCCTGCTGTGGATCGGTGCGACGCACAGCATCATCGACCGCCGCTGGTTGGTCCTCCGCTGGATGGAGGGCGCCGGGCAGAGCGAGTTCGTCAAGCACGGCGGCGCGGCGCACGTCGACCAGGCCGCGCATGTCACCGCACTCCTCATCGCCGCTCTCGCCCTCGCCGCCTGA
- a CDS encoding class I SAM-dependent methyltransferase, whose protein sequence is MPTSDAEGKDWSLERFQRHLPRTVCDIGPGEGTYAKLFRPHDSDGPGVWWTAIEIHKPYVTKYKLKSTKARRMYDEIHVEDARDSEEHLLQRDLVICGDVLEHMPREDAVALLQRIEQAGAWHILVSVPIVESEQGEVDGNPHEAHAHQWEAGDMDAVLASLGGTVEAMRGGTLGVWWWSRRG, encoded by the coding sequence ATGCCCACCAGTGACGCTGAGGGCAAGGACTGGTCCCTCGAACGATTCCAGCGCCACCTGCCTCGCACGGTTTGCGACATCGGGCCAGGGGAGGGCACCTACGCCAAGCTGTTCCGCCCGCACGATTCGGACGGGCCCGGCGTGTGGTGGACGGCCATTGAGATCCACAAGCCCTACGTGACCAAGTACAAGCTCAAGTCGACCAAGGCCCGGCGCATGTACGACGAGATCCACGTCGAAGACGCGCGCGACTCCGAGGAGCACCTGCTCCAACGAGACCTCGTCATCTGTGGTGACGTCCTGGAGCACATGCCCCGCGAAGATGCTGTAGCCCTGCTGCAGCGCATCGAGCAGGCCGGGGCATGGCACATCCTCGTGTCCGTGCCGATCGTCGAGTCCGAGCAGGGCGAAGTCGACGGCAACCCGCACGAAGCTCACGCCCACCAGTGGGAGGCAGGCGACATGGACGCCGTGCTCGCCTCGCTCGGCGGCACCGTCGAAGCCATGCGCGGCGGGACGCTCGGCGTGTGGTGGTGGTCTCGGCGTGGGTGA
- a CDS encoding phage terminase small subunit produces MTEVRPGGGPAGAPLEARAPWWRALTLEVDMGAHGPIPKRSEERRRRNKDDGVELTQAPSGPPPDLPSLPEPDGHWHDIATDWYLSLRESGQAVFYQPSDWAMARYAAELMSRLLSADKDKMPNGQAVAALDSVMARLLTTEGDRRRARIELERKPAEKQTPASVTAIADYQSRIGG; encoded by the coding sequence GTGACCGAGGTCCGCCCGGGTGGCGGCCCGGCCGGCGCACCCCTTGAAGCCCGCGCGCCCTGGTGGCGTGCCTTGACCCTGGAGGTCGACATGGGCGCACACGGTCCTATCCCGAAGCGTTCCGAGGAGCGCCGTCGCCGCAACAAGGACGACGGCGTCGAACTCACCCAGGCTCCGTCGGGCCCGCCGCCCGATCTGCCGAGCCTGCCCGAGCCGGACGGCCACTGGCATGACATCGCGACCGACTGGTACCTGTCGCTGCGCGAGTCTGGCCAGGCCGTCTTCTATCAGCCGTCGGACTGGGCGATGGCCCGGTATGCGGCTGAGCTGATGTCGCGGTTGCTGTCGGCGGACAAGGACAAGATGCCGAACGGGCAGGCTGTGGCTGCGCTCGACTCGGTGATGGCGCGGCTGTTGACGACGGAGGGCGACCGGCGCCGGGCACGCATCGAGCTGGAGCGGAAACCCGCTGAGAAGCAGACTCCGGCGTCCGTGACGGCGATCGCCGACTACCAGTCCCGTATCGGTGGCTGA